The Triticum aestivum cultivar Chinese Spring chromosome 3A, IWGSC CS RefSeq v2.1, whole genome shotgun sequence genome includes a region encoding these proteins:
- the LOC123058660 gene encoding lysM domain-containing protein ARB_03438-like codes for MAKNHGAAALLIASLLVVAVALADARFTATQMQRGSINGVYALTKAVPALTCNKVSAVQTGETCSSLAESAGLTQEDFLGFNPNINCVRIFVGQWVCLDASSA; via the exons ATGGCGAAGAACCACGGAGCCGCTGCTCTCCTGATCGCGTCCCTGCTCGTGGTGGCCGTCGCCCTCGCCGACGCCAGGTTCACCGCGACGCAGATGCAGCGCGGCAGCATTAACGGAG TTTATGCATTGACGAAGGCGGTGCCGGCGCTGACGTGCAACAAGGTGAGCGCGGTGCAGACGGGTGAGACCTGCTCCTCCCTCGCGGAGAGTGCCGGTCTGACCCAGGAGGACTTCCTGGGCTTCAACCCCAACATCAACTGCGTCAGGATCTTCGTCGGCCAGTGGGTCTGCCTCGACGCGTCCTCTGCCTAA
- the LOC123058659 gene encoding uncharacterized protein: MANHGAAALLIASLLVAAVALADARVTAMQLQRGSLNGVYALTKAVPALTCNKVSAVQQGETCSSLAEDAGLTQEDFLGFNPNINCVRIFVGQWVCLDASSA; this comes from the exons ATGGCCAACCACGGAGCCGCCGCTCTCCTGATCGCGTCCCTGCTCGTGGCGGCGGTCGCCCTCGCCGACGCCAGGGTCACCGCGATGCAGCTGCAGCGCGGCAGCCTTAACGGAG TTTATGCACTGACGAAGGCGGTGCCGGCGCTGACGTGCAACAAGGTGAGCGCGGTGCAACAGGGCGAGACTTGCTCCTCACTAGCGGAGGACGCCGGTCTGACCCAGGAGGACTTCCTGGGCTTCAACCCCAACATCAACTGCGTCAGGATCTTCGTCGGCCAGTGGGTCTGCCTCGACGCGTCCTCTGCCTAA
- the LOC123062263 gene encoding G-type lectin S-receptor-like serine/threonine-protein kinase B120 — protein MLVEISYLKKCTVVVLLIPSVLAIRCFSATTPRDTIAFNESISDGQSLVSSDKKFVLGFFSPGASSHRYIGIWYNSTPNGTVVWVANRNDPVYDKSGVLKFDDVGNLIVQNGTGSSSIVAFGSGVGVRDREAAILYTGNLVLRSMANHSNIIWDSFAYPTDTWLPGMNITLRNLLTSWKSYDDPATGDYTFGFGPSIINRSASQFIINWNRNSFWTSASWNGDTNSLIPELKSMSIIPVSFQCDNLTCMYTPNPAGIMTKIVLDQSGSLNITQFDPETKLWTLLWRHPDSCDVSNLCGVNGVCNNSMSVSASESICRCPEGFAAQDQSNSRKGCTRQTPLQCNGDRFIDMLNMTVPGNRQKLSVVGKSECEFACMKSCSCTAYAHSLSDVCSLWHGNLTNLQDGVETLHLRIAASELHGHKMLWIAYILPPVAFLVFCLISFIWIRRRKNKGKRKQPDHPLVMTSDVMKLWESEDTGSHFMMLSFSQIENATDNFSTENKLGEGGFGPVYKGNLPNGQDVAVKRLAANSGQGLPEFKNEILLIAKLQHSNLVGLLGCCIDGEEMLLIYEYMPNKSLDFFLFDQSRRAFLVWAMRLNIIEGIAQGLIYLHKHSRLRIIHRDLKPSNILLDTDMNPKISDFGMARIFDPKGGLANTKRVVGTYGYMAPEYAMAGIFSVKSDVFSYGVLLLEIVSGLRNAAAHGHGNSLNLLGHAWELWKEGRWRELIDKSLHGACPENMVLRCIHVGLLCVQENAADRPSMAEVISMITSENATLPAPKQPGFVSMLLPTEADVPEGSCSLNDLSITGLDGR, from the exons ATGTTGGTGGAAATAAGCTACTTGAAGAAGTGCACAGTTGTTGTTCTGCTGATTCCATCTGTGTTAGCAATAAGATGTTTCTCGGCTACCACGCCAAGAGACACCATCGCGTTCAATGAATCCATTTCTGATGGGCAGAGCCTTGTTTCTAGTGACAAGAAATTTGTGCTTGGATTCTTTAGCCCTGGAGCTTCAAGCCACCGATATATTGGTATATGGTATAACAGTACTCCAAATGGAACGGTTGTATGGGTTGCTAACAGGAATGATCCAGTATATGATAAGTCCGGTGTACTTAAGTTTGATGATGTCGGTAATCTGATAGTCCAAAATGGCACAGGCAGCTCGTCTATAGTTGCTTTTGGTTCTGGGGTGGGAGTGAGGGACAGGGAGGCTGCAATACTGTATACTGGCAACTTGGTGCTAAGGAGCATGGCCAACCATTCAAATATCATATGGGATAGCTTTGCCTATCCTACTGATACATGGCTCCCTGGAATGAATATTACACTTAGAAATTTGCTGACATCATGGAAGAGCTATGATGATCCAGCAACGGGAGATTACACTTTTGGTTTTGGACCGAGCATAATTAATAGATCAGCATCACAATTCATTATTAACTGGAATCGGAATTCATTTTGGACAAGTGCATCCTGGAATGGTGACACGAATTCTCTCATTCCAGAACTGAAATCTATGAGTATCATCCCTGTTTCATTTCAGTGTGACAACCTTACATGCATGTACACTCCCAACCCTGCTGGCATAATGACTAAGATTGTTTTGGATCAAAGTGGTTCACTGAACATAACACAGTTCGATCCGGAAACCAAATTGTGGACATTGTTATGGAGACATCCAGATAGTTGTGATGTGTCTAATTTATGTGGAGTTAATGGTGTATGCAACAACAGTATGTCCGTATCAGCATCAGAATCCATTTGTCGGTGTCCAGAAGGATTTGCAGCACAAGACCAATCAAATTCTAGGAAAGGGTGCACCAGACAAACCCCACTGCAGTGTAATGGTGATAGGTTTATTGATATGCTTAATATGACAGTTCCTGGCAACAGACAGAAGCTGTCAGTTGTGGGAAAAAGTGAATGTGAATTTGCCTGTATGAAAAGTTGCTCTTGTACGGCATATGCTCATTCGCTCTCCGATGTTTGCAGCTTATGGCATGGCAATCTAACAAACTTGCAGGATGGAGTTGAAACTCTTCATCTTCGTATAGCTGCATCAGAATTACATG GTCACAAAATGCTTTGGATAGCATATATACTTCCGCCAGTTGCATTCCTTGTCTTTTGTCTCATCTCTTTTATTTGGATTAGGAGAAGGAAAAATAAAG GGAAAAGAAAACAGCCTGATCACCCCCTCGTCATGACTTCAGATGTGATGAAGCTATGGGAGAGCGAAGACACAGGCTCTCACTTTATGATGCTTTCCTTTTCACAGATAGAAAATGCCACAGACAACTTCTCAACTGAAAACAAGCTTGGAGAGGGAGGGTTTGGCCCTGTGTACAAG GGCAACTTACCAAATGGACAAGATGTTGCTGTTAAGAGACTTGCAGCGAATTCAGGTCAAGGACTACCAGAGTTTAAGAATGAAATCTTGTTAATAGCCAAGCTTCAACACAGCAATTTAGTGGGACTCCTAGGTTGCTGCATTGACGGGGAAGAAATGTTACTAATCTATGAGTATATGCCAAACAAAAGCTTGGATTTCTTCCTATTTG ACCAATCGAGAAGAGCTTTTTTAGTCTGGGCAATGCGTCTTAACATAATTGAAGGGATCGCACAAGGTCTTATTTATCTCCACAAGCATTCTCGGCTAAGAATTATTCACAGGGACCTGAAACCAAGCAACATTCTGCTGGACACTGATATGAACCCTAAGATCTCAGATTTTGGAATGGCAAGAATATTTGATCCTAAAGGAGGACTAGCTAACACGAAAAGAGTCGTTGGAACATA TGGCTACATGGCCCCCGAATATGCCATGGCAGGTATTTTCTCTGTCAAGTCCGATGTATTTAGCTACGGGGTACTGCTTCTGGAGATCGTCAGTGGGCTAAGAAATGCCGCAGCTCATGGACATGGAAACTCCCTAAACCTCCTTGGTCAC GCATGGGAGCTGTGGAAAGAAGGCAGATGGCGCGAACTCATTGATAAATCGTTGCACGGTGCATGTCCTGAGAATATGGTGCTACGATGCATTCACGTCGGCCTGTTGTGCGTTCAGGAGAATGCTGCTGATCGGCCCTCCATGGCCGAAGTCATTTCCATGATTACTAGCGAAAATGCCACCTTGCCGGCCCCAAAACAACCTGGTTTCGTATCCATGTTGCTTCCAACTGAAGCTGATGTCCCTGAAGGAAGCTGCTCTCTGAATGATTTGTCAATTACTGGCCTGGATGGCAGGTAG